In the genome of Bosea sp. BIWAKO-01, the window TGGCCTCGGATGTCGCGGCAGGCCTTGTCGACGCAACCACCATTGATGAGAGCAGTATCTCTGCGCGGCTCGATACCGCAGACCTGCCCGACCCCGAGCTCGTCATTCGCACATCGGGCGAGACACGGATCTCGAATTTTCTGCTTTGGCAGGCCGCCTATGCGGAGTTCGTCTTCACCCCGGTACTCTGGCCGGATTTCGATCGCGCGGCATTGGAAGAAGCGCTGGCCGAGTATCGCCGCCGCGAACGCCGTTTCGGCGGCGTGTCGGAGCCATCCGGCCGCAATGTGGGCGTAGCGTGAGTGACCAACCTTCCGGCGGTCCGGCCGCCGGCCCGAGCGAACTGAAGCTGCGTATCGCATCCGCGCTGGTGCTGGCCGCGGGCATTGTGGCTGCGACATTTGTCGGGGGCTGGCCGTTCAGGCTCATCTGGGCGCTGGCTGCCGGATTGGTCGCCTATGAATGGCTCGCGATCGTGAGCCGCCGGAATGCGGTGCCGGCAGGCATCGGCGTTGCGATTGCCGGCCTGGCGCTTGGCTTCGCCCCGATCAGTCCAGTGGCGCTCGCCGGTGTTTCCGCCTTCGCTGCGTTCTTTGGGGCGCTCCTGACCCCGGTTCTCGAAAAGCGGAACTGGCTGGAGGCCTGCGGTGTTGCCTACGCGCTCGCCTTTGCCCTGATCACGCCAGCGCTGCGTGCGCTGCCGGACTTCGGGTTTGCTGTGATCATCTGGACCTTCGCGGTCTGTTGGCTGACCGATATTGCCGCCTATTTTACGGGGCGGGCTCTTGGTGGGCCGAAGCTGATGCCTGCGATCAGCCCGAAGAAGACCTGGTCCGGCGCCCTCGGCGGAACCGCTGCCGGCACGCTTGGTGGTTATGTCGTCTGGGTGTTGACCCCGGGGGCGGCCGCAGTCGTGGGTCCGGTCTTTGTGATCGCTGCCTCGCTTTCGGCCTCGATCGTGAGTCAGGCTGGCGATCTCTTTGAATCGGCCGTCAAGCGTCGCTTTGGCACCAAGGATTCAAGCAAGTTGATCCCCGGCCATGGTGGCTTTTTCGATCGGCTTGATGGCTACTGGGCCGTGCTGGTCCTTGCTGGTGCTGCACTTTTCCTGGCGCATCTGGAGTTCTGAAGACGTCATGCGCCGTCTCGTCACTCTTCTTGGAGCCACAGGCTCCATCGGCCGGTCGACGCGCGACGTCGTCTCGGAGAATCCTGATCGCCTGAAGATCGATGTCGTGGTCGGTGGGCGGGACGCTGCGAGCCTCGCCCGGGTGGCGGTCGAAACAGGTGCCCGCTTTGCCGCTTTGGCGGACGAGTCGGGAGGCGGAGCTCTGGCGCAGGCCCTGGCCGGTAGCGGTATCGACAGCGGGGCGGGGCGGCAGGCCGTTCTCGACGCGGTCGCGATGCCGAGCGACATTGTCGTCAGTGCCATAGCAGGGGCTGCCGGTCTGGAAGCGACCTTTGCCGCGCTGACGCCTGGCCGTGTGATTGCCCTCGCCAACAAAGAGAGCCTGGTTTGTGCTGGCGCTGCCGTGATGGCGCAGGCCAAGGCCGTGGGCGCGCGCATCCTGCCGCTGGATTCGGAGCATAATGCTCTCTTCCAGGCGCTTGGAGCTGAGCCGATCTCGGCGATCCGATCCATGACGCTGACGGCATCGGGGGGGCCCTTCCGCACCTGGTCGGCAGAACGAATTGCGGCGGCCAAGCCGGAGCAGGCTCTGGCCCACCCGAATTACGCAATGGGCGCCAAGATCACGATCGACTCCGCCAGCATGATGAACAAGGGTCTTGAGCTGATCGAGGCCTGTTTCCTGTTCGGGCTGAAGCACGATCAGCTTGATGTCCTGGTGCACCCTCAGCAGATCGTGCATGGTCTCGTTACCTTCCGCGATGGCTCGGTCACTGCAGGCATGGCAATTCCGGATATGCGGGTTGCGGCTGCGCATTGCCTTGGCGTCGACGGCCGGCTCGATGCGCCGGCCACGCGCTTCGTCGATCTCGTGACGACTGCGCCGCTGGCCTTCGAACGCCCTGATCTTGCCCGCTTTCCGGCGCTTGCTCTGGCGATGGCAGCGTTGGAGACCGGAGGCGCGGTGCCGGCGATCCTCAATGCCGCCAACGAAGTCGCGGTCGAGGCCTTTCTTGCCGGACGGATCGGCTTTTCCGGCATCCCGGCTCTCGTCGAGGCCGTCTGTAGCGGGCTCGGTGCTGACATCGCGGCACCGGTCGACATTGAAGCTGCCCTTGCCATTGACCATGAGGCGAGAAACCGCGCTCGCCTGCTCTTGTCGAAGGGCACCTTCACTGTCACGTAAGGGACAGGAATCGGGAGAATTTTATGGATATTGCAGCGACCGTCTGGAACTCGGGCAGCTTCCTGCTCAGTTACCTGGTGCCGTTCCTGTTTGTCCTGACCATCGTTGTATTCGTGCACGAGCTTGGGCACTTCCTCGTCGGTCGTTGGTGCGGCGTCGACGTGAAAGTGTTCTCGATCGGCTTCGGCCGCGAGATTTTCGGATTCGTTGACAAGCACGGCACGCGCTGGCGCTTCGCGCTGATCCCGCTAGGCGGCTATGTGAAGTTCTCGGGTGATGCGGATCCCTCGAGCTCCGCAGCCGACAGCGCTGAAGTCGAGCGCATGACGGCGGAACAGCGAGCACGTTCCTTCCCGGCTCAATCGATCGCTGAACGGGTGGCGATCGTCGCGGCCGGCCCGATTGCCAATTTCGTGCTGGCCATCCTCATCTTTGCCGGGACCGTCTACGCCTTCGGTCGCCCGGTCCTGACGCCCCGGGTTGAGCAGGTGATTGCCGGGAAGGCCGCTGAGCGCGCAGGTCTGCTCGCCGGGGACGTTGTCCTGACGATCGACGGCAAGCAGATCCGCAGCTTCAGCGACATGCAAAGAGTGGTCTCGACACACCCGAACGAGACCCTTTCGGTGACGGTCGATCGCGCGGGCACGATGGTGACCCTGCCTGTCACGCCTGATCTGAACGAGACATCGACGGCGCTCGGCAAACAGCGCATCGGCGTTATCGGGGTCCAGGCCTCCCGCCGGGCCGAGGACTGGACGACCCAGCATTACAGCCTCGGTGAAGCCGTGAAGGTTGGATTCTCCGAGACCTGGTTCGTGGTCGACCGGACCTATGACTATCTGTCCAAATTGATGAGCGGTCGTGAATCGACGGATCAACTTTCGGGGCCGATCCGCATCGCCCAGGTTTCAGGGATGGTTGCTTCCAATGGAGGTCTGCTCGCGCTGATCAATCTTGCGGCGATTCTCTCGGTCTCGATCGGCCTGATGAACCTTTTGCCGGTTCCGATGCTCGATGGCGGACATCTGATGTTCTATGCGATCGAGGCTCTCCGCGGCCGCCCCTTGAGCGAGCGCGCCCAGGAGATCGGCTTTCGGGTCGGTTTTGGGCTGGTCCTGATGCTGATGCTCTTCGTGACGTGGAATGACATCGTCCACGTCCACTCGCGACTGTAGACTCCGGCTGGCAAGCCCACGAATGATGTGACCGGCGGCAAGATTCATTGCCGATAGGCGCAAAAGCTTCGTCGAATCGGGCGCTTTGCGGGGGGGCGCGTGGCCTCCTGGCAACGACGAGGTTAAAAATAATTTGTTAACGACAATGTTCGTTTGCACCTCGTCGGAAACTTTGTAGAAGCGATTGGTCTGCAATGTCGCCATGCACCTGCCCAAAGGCAGGTGTCCCCGGTTGGGGTGGTGACCTACTAAATGGAATAGGCGACCCGATGACGTCGACCCCAAAGAGCCGGTCTTTCAAAATGCGGCTCTCTCGATCAGTCGGACTTTCGGCCTTTATGTTGGCCGTTAGCGGTGGCGTTGTTTTTGCGCAGGCCGTGATTGTCCAAGGCAACCGCCGCGTCGATGCGGAGACCATTCGGTCCTATGCAGGGCAGGGTGGTCCGCAGGAGGTTCGGCAGAGCCTGATGGCGACCGGGCTGTTCTCGAACGTCCAGGTTAGCCGCCGCGGCAACCAGACCGTGATCTCGGTTCACGAGAACGACACGATCAATCGCGTCGCCTTCGAAGGCAACAAGCGCCTCAAGAGCGAGGTTTTGCTGCAGCAGGTCGAATCGAAGGCGCGTGGCCCGCTGAGCCAAGCGTTGATCGACTCCGACGTGCAGCGCCTGAAGGAGGTCTATCGTCGGGCTGGCTACGGCACCGCAACGATCTCTGGGCGCATCGCGCCCCTGCCCAATGGCCGTTCGGATGTGGTGTTTACGATTGCCGAGAGCGGCAAGACCGGCATCAAGGAAATCAATTTCGCGGGTAACGGCGCCTATTCGGCATCGCGCCTGCGTGGGTTGATGAGCTCGACGGAATCGAACTTCCTCAGCTTCATCAAGACCTCCGACGTTTATGATCCCGATCGTATCGCGTCCGATCTCGATCTGGTTCGCCGCTTCTACCTGAAGAACGGCTATGCCGACTTCCGGGTCGTCGCGAGTGACGCTCGCTTCGACGATGCCAAGGGTGGCTGGGTCATCGACGTCACGATCGATGAGGGGCCGCAGTACAAGGTTGGTAACGTCGCGGTCGATTCTCAGCTCAGCGATATCGACTCCGCGACGATGCAGAGGCTCCTCGCAACCTCGGCTGGCGATACCTACAATGCCGAGGCGGTCGAGAAGTCCCTCGTCAGCCTTACGACAGAAGTGTCGCGCCGCGGTCATCCCTTTGCGCAGGTTCGCCCGCGCGGTGACCGTGACGCCGCTGGCCGTCTGATCGGCATCACCTATGTTGTCGAAGAGGGCCCGCGGGTCTATGTCGAGCGCATCAATGTGCGCGGCAACACGCGTACCCGCGACTATGTGGTCCGTCGCGAGCTCGATCTGGGCGAAGGCGATGCCTACAACAAGGTGATGGTTGATCGCGCCGAGCGGCGCCTGAACAACCTCGGTTTCTTCAACAAGGTTCGCATCACGAACGAGCCGGGCAGCGCGCCTGACCGGGTCATCATGAACATCGATGTCGAGGACAAGGCCACCGGCTCCTTCTCGATCGCGGGCGGTTACTCGACGTCTGACGGTGTCATCGGCGAAGTCTCGCTGTCGGAAGCCAATTTCCTTGGCCGCGGTCAGTTCGTGAAGATTGCCGGTACGCTTGGACAGCGGACCCAGGGCATCGATTTCTCGTTCACAGAGCCCTATTTCCTTGGTCGCCGTATTGCGGCCGGTTTCGATCTGTTCTCGAAGTACAACGACAATTACAATATCGGCCGCTACGAAAGCCGCGTGACGGGCGGTCAGGTTCGCTTCACCTTCCCGATCACGGAAGAGTTCTCGATCACGCCGCGCTACTCGCTCTATACGACCGAGATCAAGATCCCGAACACGACCAGCCGGCCGTATAACGACTGCTCGTTCCCAATCGACGGGATCACGCCCGGAACGCCGAATTCTAGCTTTGCCGCAACGCAGTCCTTCAACTGCTTGACGAATGGCGAAGCGACGCTCGCGGTCAAGGAGGCTCGCGGCTCGACGCTGACCTCCCTTGTGGGCCTGACGCTCAATTATAATTCGCTCGATAATTACCAGACCCCGCGCAACGGCTTCATTGCCGAACTGAAGCCGGAATTCGCTGGTCTCGGCGGCGACTCGAAGTTCCTTCGCGTCGCGGCGGATGCTCGCTACTACCGCGAGATCTTTGACGATGTCGTCGGCTTCCTTCGCGTCCAGGGCGGTCACGTCCAGGCGACGGAGGGTAACCTGCGCATGATCGATCACTACTTCCTCGGCCCGAGCCTGGTGCGTGGTTTCGCCCCGTCCGGTATCGGCCCGCGCGACGTGCTGAACGACCCGACGGCGAACGCTCTCGGCGGCCAGACCTACTTCGGCGGCTCGGTCGAAGTGCAGTTCCCGATCTGGGGCTTGCCGCGTGACCTTGGCCTGCGTGGCGCGATCTTTGCCGATGCGGGCACGCTGTTCGATTATGATGGCGGCTCGAAGGTGATCACCAGTGCGATCCCGACGACGAACGGGCTTTGCCCGGGCGGCTCCGAGCCCCGGCAGTTCAACGTCCCGAGCACGTCCCAGTTCCAGAGCAACGTGGCCTGCGTCCGCGACAAGAACGTCATCCGGTCTTCGATCGGCGCGAGCTTGCTCTGGCAGTCGCCGCTCGGGCCGATCCGGTTCGACTATGCCTATGCCCTTAGCAAGGATGAGGGTACGCGCGATCCGATCACCGGCGTCCGTTACGGCGGCGACCGTCTGCAGGCCTTCCGCTTCTCCGGCGGCACCCGCTTCTGACGCGGCGGGGCGGCAACGCCCCGCACGGACCCATTGCATGTCAGAACCTCAATTCTTCCCGATCGCGACCTCGCTGAGCTACGGCGAGGTCGCTGCCATTTCAGGGGCCGCTCTGCCTGAGGGCGTGGAGCCCACGCGGCTCGTTACCGGCGCGGCTGCACTCGAGGCCGCCGGGCCCGATGACATCGCCTATATGGACAACCCCAAATATACGGATGCGCTGGCGGGGACTTCGGCCGGGCTGTGCCTGGTTTCGTCCCGGTTCGCTGCCCGTGTTCCCGCGGGCACTGTCGCGCTCGTATCCCCCGCGCCCTATCATGCCTTTGCCAGGATCATGGCGCGCTTCTATCCCGATGCGCTCAAGCCACGGTCGGTCTTTGGCTCGCAAGGGGTCGCGCCGGGCGCCTTCGTCCACGCCACCGCAAGGATCGAGGATAACGTCACGATCGATCCGGGTGCCGTGGTTGGCCCCGGTGCCGAGATCGGCGCCGGTTCCGTGATCGCCTCGCATGCCGTGATCGGCCCCCAGGTCCGCGTCGGGCGTGATTGTGCGATCGGCGCCGGCAGCACCTTGCAATCGGCCCTGGTCGGAAACCGGGTCATCATTCACCCGGGTGTCCGGATCGGCCAGGACGGCTTTGGTTTCGCGATGAGCCCGAAGGGCCATATGAAGGTGCCGCAGATCGGCCGGGTCATCATCCAGGATGACGTCGAGATCGGTGCCAATAGCTGCATTGACCGGGGCGCCAGCCGCGATACGGTCATCGGTGAAGGTACCAAGATCGATAACCTCGTTCAGATCGGCCATAACTGCGTCATCGGCCGCCATTGCGTGATCGTTTCGCAGGTGGGCATCGCTGGCTCTACGACATTGGAAGATTTCGTCGTGCTGGGTGGCCAGGTTGGCCTCGCGGGCCATCTGACGGTCGGGATGGGCGCGCAGGTTGCCGCCCAGAGCGGCGTCGCCGGCGACATCCCTCGAGGTGCGCGCTATGGCGGCTATCCCGCGCAGCCGGCTCTCAGCTGGGCGCGCGAGACAGCGCTTCTCAAATCTCTTGTCGCAAAGCGCGGCAAGTCCTCGGGCGGTTCGGAGAGCTGACGTTAGGCGAGAGAGCGAGACAGCCTTCGCAAGGCATGCGAAGAGCGGGTCTAATGTCGAATTCGCTTGATCGTCCGGTACCATTTCCGGCAAACGGGCATAGAAGCTGACAGGAACCCGGCGCCAGCCGCAACCTCCTGTTCCGGCATCGATTTAACGATACAACTTTGCGGGCGAAGCCGGCAGGCCTGCGCGGGAGACGGGAGAGCATGACCGACGCGACGACATCGCTGGGTGTGGCCGATATTCAGAAGATCATGGCCTGCATTCCCCATCGCTATCCGTTCCTTCTCGTCGACCGTGTCATCGAGATGAACGGCGACGAGTCTGGCATTGGTATCAAGAACGTCACCGCCAACGAGCCCCAGTTCACCGGGCATTTTCCAGGCCGCCCGGTCTTCCCGGGGGTGTTGATGATCGAGGCTATGGCGCAAACCGCCGGCGTGCTCGTCGTGAGCGCTCGCGGAATTGATGAGGAGGCGGTACAGTCCGTGCTCTTCACCACGATCGACAAGGCCAAGTTCCGCAAGCCGGTCGTACCGGGCGATACCTTGCGTTTCCACCTCACCAAGGTCGCCCGCAAGCGCAATATCTGGTTCTACCGCGGCGAGGCGAAAGTTGACGGCGTGCTTGTCGCGGAGGCCGAGATCTCCGCGATGGTGGCTTAAGGCCAGCCGCTTTCCGTCGAAATCAGGACAGATCTTTCATGAGCGCGACTATCCATCCGATGTCGGTCGTCGATCCGGCTGCGCAGCTGGGCGAGGGGGTCGTTATCGGTCCGTTCTGCACGGTCGGCCCCAATGTCGTTCTTGGGGACGGCGCGGAGCTCGTCAGTCACGTTGCGATCGCCGGCCGAACCACGATCGGGGCCCGGACCAGGATCTACCCCTTCGCCTCCATCGGCCACCCGCCGCAGGATCTCAAATATCACGGTGAGCCGTCGACGCTGACGATCGGCGCGGATTGCATGATCCGCGAAGGCGTGACCATGAATCCGGGCACCGAAGGCGGCGGCATGAAAACCGTCGTGGGTGACCGCTGCCTGTTCCTTGCCAATTCGCATGTCGGGCACGACAACGAAATCGGCAACAACGTCATCTTCTCGAACAACGTGATGAGTGCCGGCCACGTCAAGGTTGGCGACTACGTCATCGTCAGTGGTGGGACGGGACTCCACCAGTTCGTTCGCATTGGTGAGCATGCTTTCATCGGCGGCGGCGCCGGTGTGATGAACGATGTCATTCCCTTCGGCATGGTGCGGGATAATCCTGCGCATCTGGCCGGGCTCAATCTGGTCGGGCTGAAGCGGCGTGGTTTCTCGCGGGAGCAGATTCATGAGCTGCGTCGCGCCTATCGTTTGCTCTTCGCCGACGAAGGCACCTTGGCCGAGCGCGTCGAAGACGTGGCGACGGAATTTGCCTCGCACCCGCTGATGCTCGAGATCCTCGATTTCATCCGCTCGGGCAGCGACCGCGCCATCTGCATTCCGCGCGACGTCAACGCGCCCGACCGGTGAGCACGGGCAGCGACGCAGCGACCGGCGCCTTTCCTCTCGCCATCATCGCCGGAGGCGGGGAATACCCGCCGCATCTGGCCCGGCTGGCGGCAGCGCGGGGGCATCAGCTTTATATCGCGGCGATCGACGGCGCAGCCAACCCGAGCGATTTCGATCCTGAATCCTCGCGTGTCTATCGCCTGGGGCAACTCGGGCGATTGCTCGACGAGCTCAAGCGGCGCGGGATCGTCGACATCGTCATGATCGGCGCGTTGCCGCGGCCGAGCTTTGGCTCGCTGATGCCCGAGCCCTCGACGCTGAAATACCTGCCCCACTTCGCTCGCGCCTTTCGCGGCGGGGATGATCATTTGCTCAAGGGTGTGGTCCAGTTCTTCGAGGGACGGGGTTTTCGTGTTCATGGTCCAGCCGAGATCGCTCCGGGCTTGACCGCGCCGCTCGGTCCATTGGGGCGCCGCAGCGTCTCGGCCGTGGCGCGCGACGGCATCGAACATGGCTTCTCGTTGCTGGCGGCTTTGTCGCCCTTCGATGTCGGTCAGGCCGCAATCGTTGCCGATCATCGTGTCGTGGCAATTGAGGCTGCCGAGGGTACCGACGCCATGATCAGGCGCGTCGCCGAGCTGGTGGGCGCAGGGCGTCTCAAGATCGACAAGGGCGACGGCGTTCTGGTCAAGGCCCCCAAGGAAGGCCAGGACCTGCGCGTCGACATGCCGGCGATCGGGCCTGAAACCCTGCGGAACGCGGCTAAGGCTGGCCTCTCCGGCATCGCGCTACGCGCCGGCAATGTGCTTGTCGGAGACAGCGTTCGACTGGGCGCACTGGCTGACGAGCTTGGTCTGTTCGTCGAGGGCGTCGCGTGAACCGGCCCTTCCGGCTCGCCATCATTGCGGGCGAAGCGTCTGGCGATGCTCTGGCGTTGCGCTTTCTCGCCGTCCTGCGGCGGCGGTTGGGTGATCGTCCGCTCGAGATCGTGGGCGTCGGCGGCGAGAGCCTGATCGCACAGGGACTGCGGCCACTCTTTCCCCAATCCGATATCGCCGTGATGGGGTTCGGCCCCGTCTTGGCTAGGCTGCCGCTGCTGCTCCGACGCATGTCCGATGCCGCCAAGGGCGTCGTTGCCTTCGCGCCCGATCTGCTGCTCACCATCGACAGCCCGGATTTCTCATTGCGCGTCGCTCGGAAGGTTCGACGGACGTCTCCCGGGATCCCGATTGCACACTGGGTCTGCCCCAGTGTCTGGGCGTGGCGTTCAGGGCGCGCCCGCAAGATGGCGCCACATGTCGATCGCATCCTGGCGCTGCTGCCCTTCGAGCCCGCTGCGTTGGAAAGGCTGGGAGGCCCGAAGACGATCTATGTCGGCCACCCCCTGATCGAGCGGCTCGCCGAGCTGCGGCCAAGTGACGGGGATCAGGCGCGGCGCAACGCCTCTTCGACGCCAGACATCCTGATCCTTCCCGGCAGCCGTCGTTCGGAGATCAGCCACCTCATGCCGGCCTTCGGCGAGACGGTCTCGCTCATCGCGAACGAGGTGCCCGGCGCGCGCTTCGTGCTGCCGGCGGTTCCGCATCTGCGCGGCATGATCGAGGAGGCTGTCTCGACCTGGTCTGTGAAGCCCCGTCTCGTCGATGGCGAAGACGCCAAGCTTGCCGCTTTTCGCACGGCGCGCGCTGCGCTCGCGGCCTCCGGGACTGTGACGCTCGAGCTCGCTCTGGCACAGGTGCCGCTGGTCGCAGCTTATCGTGGCGCGGCCTGGGAGGCGATGCTGGCGCGCAGGCTGATCAAGCTGCCGACGGTGATCCTGCCCAATCTCGTTGCCGGCACGCGCATCGTTCCCGAGTTCATCCAGGACGAAGCCTCGCCCGAAGCGCTCAGCGCAGCTGTGCTGGCGGTCCTCAGCGAAGGTCCTGTGCGCGAGGCCCAGCTTGCGGGCTTCGCAGATGTCGAGCGCATCATGAAATCGGCCGGGGCGAGCCCGGCCGAGAACGCGGTCGATGCCGCCTTGGGACTGCTGGCAGCCTGATCAGCGCGGTGCAGCGCTCATTCAAGCGCCGCACCGGATGCCTTGGCGATGGGCCCCCATTTCGCGAATTCGACCTTGACGTGTTCACCCAGCGCCTCGGGGGTCGAGCCAACGATGACAGCACTGACATCGTTCAGGCGCTGCTTCACATTGGGGTCCGTCAGGGCCTTGTTGGCTTCGGCGTTCAGGCGCTCAACGACTGCCCTTGGCATATTCGCCGGGCCAAACAGCGCGTTCCACGTATAGGTTTCATAGCCGGCAAGACCGCCTTCGGCGATGGTCGGTATCTCGGGGAAAGATGGCACGCGCTCCTTCGTGGTAACGCCGATCGCGCGGAGCTGGCCGCTGCGAATGAACTGCGCGGAGGAGGGCAGGTTGTCGAACATGATCGGCACGGCGCCAGCGACGACATCGTTGAGAGCCGGGCCGGCGCCGCGATAGGGCACATGGTTCATGCTCACGCCGCCGAGCGACTTGAACAGCTCACCCGAAAGATGCAGCGGCGTACCCACGCCCGATGAGGCGTAGGAGTATTTGCCGGGATTGTCCTTCAGGACCTTGATGACCTCCTGGACCGTCTTGGCCGGAAAGCTCGGGTGCACGACCATGACGTTGGGCACCACGGCCAGCAGGGAGATCGGCGTGAAATCCTTGATCGGATCGAACGTCACCACCTTGAGGATCGCGGGATTGAGGGCATGGGTCGAGATCGTGCCCATCAGGATCGTGTAACCGTCGGGTGCGGCGCGAGCGACCGCGGTCGAGCCGACATTGCCGCCTGCGCCGGCGCGGTTCTCGATCACCACTTGCTGGCCAAGCGACTCGGCCATTTTCGCACCGACGAGTCGGGCGACGATATCGGTCGATCCGCCAGCGGCGAAGGGCACGACCAGCATGATCGGCCGTGTCGGGAAGTTCTGGGCCCGCGCGGGCAGGCTGCTGGCCACGAGGGCGGATGCCCCGGCCCCAGCCATGAAAGCGCGGCGGTTCGGTGTTGTGAAGCGGTCCATCAGGCGTTTCCCGTCATTGCTCTGCGGAGCGCAGGTTATGGCGGCGCACCATATGATAAACCCCACCGGATTGTTAAATCCGATGGGGTTCGACCTTCGTCATAAAGATCGTGTCAAATTGTTCTCAGCGACGGCCGATCGGTGTGTAATCGCGCTTCGGCGAGCCGGTATAGAGCTGGCGCGGGCGGCCGATCCGCTGGGACGGATCCTCGATCATTTCCTTCCACTGCGCGATCCAGCCGACGGTGCGGGCGAGTGCGAAGAGCGCGGTGAACATCGATGTCGGGAATCCCATCGCCTTCAAGGTGATGCCCGAATAGAAATCGATATTCGGATAGAGCTTCTTCTCGATGAAGTAGCTGTCGCTGAGCGCGATGCGCTCGAGCTCCATCGCGACATCGAGCAGCGGATCATCCTTGAAGCCGAGTTCGTTCAGTACCTCATGCGTCGTCTTCTGCATGATCTTGGCGCGCGGATCGTAGTTCTTGTAGACGCGGTGCCCGAAGCCCATCAGGCGGAACGGATCGTTCTTGTCCTTCGCCTTGGCGATGTATTTCGGGATGTTGTCGACCGAGCCGATCTCCTCGAGCATCTTGAGGGCCGCCTCGTTGGCGCCGCCATGCGCAGGGCCCCAGAGGCAGGCGATGCCGGCTGCGATGCAGGCGAAGGGATTGGCGCCCGAGGAACCGGCGAGACGCACGGTCGAGGTCGAGGCGTTCTGCTCGTGGTCGGCATGCAGGATGAAGATGCGGTCAAGCGCGCGCGACAGCACCGGATTGACCTTGTACTCCTCCGCCGGCACCGCGAAGCACATGCGCAGGAAATTCGAGGTGTAGTCGAGCGAGTTCAACGGGTACACGAAGGGTTGGCCAATCGTGTACTTGAAGGCCATCGCGGCCAGCGTCGGCAGCTTGGCGATCATCCGCATCGACGCGATCATGCGCTGCTGCGGGTCCGAGATGTCGGTCGAGTCGTGATAGAAGGCCGACATGGCGCCGACCGATGCGACCAGCACCGCCATCGGATGCGCGTCGCGGCGGAAGCCCTGGAAGAAGCGGGCCATCTGCTCGTGCACCATGGTGTGGCGCGTCACGCGATAGTCGAAATCCGCCTTCTGCGCCGCGGTGGGCAGGTCGCCGTAAAGCAGGAGATAACAGGTCTCGAGAAAGTCGCCATGCTCGGCAAGCTGCTCGATCGGATAGCCACGGTGGAGCAGAACGCCCTCGTCGCCATCGATATAGGTGATCTCCGACTCGCAGCTCGCGGTCGAGGTGAAGCCGGGGTCATAGGTGAACATCCCGGTTTGCGCGTAGAGCTTGCTGATGTCGATGACGGATGGGCCGATCGATCCGGTCTTGACCGTCAGGTCGACGGTCTTGCCGTCCACACTCAGCTGGCTGTTGGTTCCGCTCATCGATACCGATCCTTTCAGGCTCGCTGCTGATCAATCTTCGTTCCATCCGAGCCGGCACGAATGGGTGCCGGAACGGCAATCATCATCCGAGTGGCTCTGCGTAACGGCCATGTGACGGGATTGCAGGCAAAGGAAGGTACATCCGACTGATATTAAAGCAATATTCATACCGGGGCGCCGCTTCGGACACCCCCGGTATATGCGGCGTCACTAGCCCATTTGCCCCTGGGGTTCAACCAATCACAAAGGCGGGGCTGCCCCGCCTTTGATCACGTTTGATCGCTGAGGCGAGCCAGCGTTTCCTCACGGCCGAGCACCGCCATCACATCGAACAGGCCGGGCGACTGGCTCCGTCCGGTGAGTGCGGCCCGCAGCGGCTGCGCTACCTGTCCGAGCTTGAGGGCCTGCTCTTCGGCGAAGGC includes:
- the lpxD gene encoding UDP-3-O-(3-hydroxymyristoyl)glucosamine N-acyltransferase — encoded protein: MSEPQFFPIATSLSYGEVAAISGAALPEGVEPTRLVTGAAALEAAGPDDIAYMDNPKYTDALAGTSAGLCLVSSRFAARVPAGTVALVSPAPYHAFARIMARFYPDALKPRSVFGSQGVAPGAFVHATARIEDNVTIDPGAVVGPGAEIGAGSVIASHAVIGPQVRVGRDCAIGAGSTLQSALVGNRVIIHPGVRIGQDGFGFAMSPKGHMKVPQIGRVIIQDDVEIGANSCIDRGASRDTVIGEGTKIDNLVQIGHNCVIGRHCVIVSQVGIAGSTTLEDFVVLGGQVGLAGHLTVGMGAQVAAQSGVAGDIPRGARYGGYPAQPALSWARETALLKSLVAKRGKSSGGSES
- the fabZ gene encoding 3-hydroxyacyl-ACP dehydratase FabZ, with product MTDATTSLGVADIQKIMACIPHRYPFLLVDRVIEMNGDESGIGIKNVTANEPQFTGHFPGRPVFPGVLMIEAMAQTAGVLVVSARGIDEEAVQSVLFTTIDKAKFRKPVVPGDTLRFHLTKVARKRNIWFYRGEAKVDGVLVAEAEISAMVA
- the lpxA gene encoding acyl-ACP--UDP-N-acetylglucosamine O-acyltransferase; protein product: MSATIHPMSVVDPAAQLGEGVVIGPFCTVGPNVVLGDGAELVSHVAIAGRTTIGARTRIYPFASIGHPPQDLKYHGEPSTLTIGADCMIREGVTMNPGTEGGGMKTVVGDRCLFLANSHVGHDNEIGNNVIFSNNVMSAGHVKVGDYVIVSGGTGLHQFVRIGEHAFIGGGAGVMNDVIPFGMVRDNPAHLAGLNLVGLKRRGFSREQIHELRRAYRLLFADEGTLAERVEDVATEFASHPLMLEILDFIRSGSDRAICIPRDVNAPDR
- a CDS encoding LpxI family protein, which translates into the protein MSTGSDAATGAFPLAIIAGGGEYPPHLARLAAARGHQLYIAAIDGAANPSDFDPESSRVYRLGQLGRLLDELKRRGIVDIVMIGALPRPSFGSLMPEPSTLKYLPHFARAFRGGDDHLLKGVVQFFEGRGFRVHGPAEIAPGLTAPLGPLGRRSVSAVARDGIEHGFSLLAALSPFDVGQAAIVADHRVVAIEAAEGTDAMIRRVAELVGAGRLKIDKGDGVLVKAPKEGQDLRVDMPAIGPETLRNAAKAGLSGIALRAGNVLVGDSVRLGALADELGLFVEGVA
- the lpxB gene encoding lipid-A-disaccharide synthase — its product is MNRPFRLAIIAGEASGDALALRFLAVLRRRLGDRPLEIVGVGGESLIAQGLRPLFPQSDIAVMGFGPVLARLPLLLRRMSDAAKGVVAFAPDLLLTIDSPDFSLRVARKVRRTSPGIPIAHWVCPSVWAWRSGRARKMAPHVDRILALLPFEPAALERLGGPKTIYVGHPLIERLAELRPSDGDQARRNASSTPDILILPGSRRSEISHLMPAFGETVSLIANEVPGARFVLPAVPHLRGMIEEAVSTWSVKPRLVDGEDAKLAAFRTARAALAASGTVTLELALAQVPLVAAYRGAAWEAMLARRLIKLPTVILPNLVAGTRIVPEFIQDEASPEALSAAVLAVLSEGPVREAQLAGFADVERIMKSAGASPAENAVDAALGLLAA
- a CDS encoding tripartite tricarboxylate transporter substrate binding protein, with product MDRFTTPNRRAFMAGAGASALVASSLPARAQNFPTRPIMLVVPFAAGGSTDIVARLVGAKMAESLGQQVVIENRAGAGGNVGSTAVARAAPDGYTILMGTISTHALNPAILKVVTFDPIKDFTPISLLAVVPNVMVVHPSFPAKTVQEVIKVLKDNPGKYSYASSGVGTPLHLSGELFKSLGGVSMNHVPYRGAGPALNDVVAGAVPIMFDNLPSSAQFIRSGQLRAIGVTTKERVPSFPEIPTIAEGGLAGYETYTWNALFGPANMPRAVVERLNAEANKALTDPNVKQRLNDVSAVIVGSTPEALGEHVKVEFAKWGPIAKASGAALE